A single region of the Arthrobacter sp. V1I7 genome encodes:
- a CDS encoding amino acid ABC transporter ATP-binding protein — protein sequence MSLASNTSRNTAPHKPATPDIETFHGSSLELKDLTMAYGDIEVLRNVNLTVKPGTTTCIIGPSGSGKSTLLRGVNRLHEPKSGDVLLAGESALKVNPDILRARIGMVFQHFNLFPDHTALENVALALWSVKKMPKAEARERAHRRLAEVGLAERADHRPRDLSGGQQQRVAIARALAMEPEVMLFDEATSALDPELVKGVLNLMAGLGRRGMTMLVVTHEMGFARKVADQVVFMDEGEVVESGTPAELFDNPQSERLQRFLSEVL from the coding sequence ATGAGCCTCGCCAGCAACACCTCACGCAACACAGCCCCACACAAACCGGCCACCCCAGATATCGAAACCTTCCACGGCTCCAGCCTGGAACTAAAAGACCTGACCATGGCCTACGGGGACATCGAGGTCCTCCGCAACGTCAACCTCACGGTAAAACCGGGAACCACCACCTGCATCATCGGGCCTTCAGGTTCGGGCAAATCCACGCTCCTCCGGGGCGTCAACCGCCTGCATGAACCCAAAAGCGGGGACGTGCTCCTGGCGGGCGAAAGCGCGCTGAAGGTCAACCCCGACATCCTGCGTGCCCGGATCGGCATGGTGTTCCAGCACTTCAACCTCTTCCCGGACCACACCGCCCTGGAGAACGTCGCCCTGGCCCTCTGGAGCGTCAAGAAAATGCCCAAAGCCGAAGCACGCGAACGCGCCCACCGCCGCCTGGCCGAAGTGGGTTTGGCCGAACGTGCAGACCACCGCCCGCGGGACCTCTCCGGCGGCCAGCAGCAGCGCGTCGCCATCGCCCGCGCCCTGGCCATGGAACCGGAAGTCATGCTCTTCGACGAAGCCACCAGCGCATTGGACCCGGAACTGGTCAAAGGCGTGCTGAACCTCATGGCAGGACTCGGACGACGCGGCATGACCATGCTCGTGGTCACCCACGAAATGGGCTTCGCCCGGAAGGTCGCGGACCAGGTCGTCTTCATGGACGAAGGCGAAGTCGTCGAATCCGGCACCCCCGCCGAACTCTTCGACAACCCCCAAAGCGAACGCCTCCAGCGCTTCCTCTCAGAAGTACTCTGA
- a CDS encoding amino acid ABC transporter permease — protein MDWFDTIIRTFFDFGAMAEVLPQLLAVGLLNTLVISVAATIIGVVLGMIVAVMGISPSKWLRVPARIYTDLFRGLPAILTILLIGQGFARLSQSIFGPSPYPLGIIALSLIASAYIGEIFRAGIQSVDKGQGEACRALGMSYGKSMALVVIPQGIRRVLPALVNQFIAIVKDSSLVYFLGLLVSERELFRVGQDAAVLSGNLSPLVMAGIFYLIITVPLTHLVNYFDSRFRAGKRRPTAPSSGLNEVKELDAASPLITGSNT, from the coding sequence ATGGACTGGTTCGACACCATCATCCGCACCTTCTTCGACTTCGGCGCAATGGCCGAAGTCCTGCCCCAGCTTCTGGCTGTAGGCCTCCTCAACACCCTCGTCATCTCCGTCGCGGCAACGATCATCGGAGTCGTCCTCGGCATGATCGTGGCCGTGATGGGCATCTCGCCCTCGAAATGGCTGCGCGTTCCGGCCCGGATCTACACCGACCTGTTCCGCGGCCTTCCCGCGATCCTGACCATCCTGCTCATCGGTCAGGGCTTCGCCCGGCTGAGCCAGTCGATCTTCGGGCCTTCGCCCTACCCGCTGGGGATCATCGCCCTGAGCCTGATCGCCAGCGCCTACATCGGCGAGATCTTCCGCGCCGGCATCCAAAGCGTAGACAAGGGCCAGGGCGAGGCCTGCCGCGCATTGGGCATGAGCTATGGCAAGTCCATGGCACTCGTGGTCATTCCCCAGGGCATCCGCCGGGTCCTCCCGGCACTGGTGAACCAGTTCATTGCCATCGTCAAGGACTCCTCGCTCGTCTACTTCCTCGGACTGCTGGTCAGCGAACGCGAACTCTTCCGGGTAGGCCAGGACGCCGCCGTACTCTCCGGAAACCTCTCCCCTCTGGTCATGGCCGGCATCTTCTACCTCATCATCACCGTCCCCCTGACCCACCTGGTCAACTACTTCGACAGCCGCTTCCGGGCAGGAAAACGCCGGCCCACGGCACCATCCAGTGGCCTGAACGAAGTCAAAGAACTCGACGCGGCCTCGCCGCTGATCACCGGGAGCAACACATGA
- a CDS encoding Gfo/Idh/MocA family oxidoreductase yields MRQLTASPIRTAVVGFGVSGKVFHAPLIAADPGYSLDFIVTADPARAAEAARLYPQARVVPTPEALFALSGGLDLVILGTPPLTHFDVASTAMAQGLHVVVDKPFVTTSAQGEGLISQATEAGVQLTVFQNRRWDADFLTLKKVLREGALGEVRSFESRFEWWRPEGFGNWRDTASLAEGGGILHDLGAHLIDQAVQLFGAVEESYGETANHGPQDGADTEAFVSLLHESGIRSRLWMNGMAAQVGPRFHVLGSQSGYTKWGLDHQEPALAAGMSPLDPSYGVEPQDAWGVLGIDGSTTSVPAETGAYPQFYAQLATALRGEGPLPVNAAESLEVLRTIEKIHAFA; encoded by the coding sequence ATGCGTCAACTTACAGCCTCACCCATACGGACCGCAGTCGTGGGATTCGGCGTCTCCGGCAAAGTCTTCCACGCGCCGCTCATCGCAGCGGATCCCGGCTACTCGCTGGACTTCATTGTCACAGCTGATCCAGCCCGCGCTGCGGAGGCGGCCAGGCTTTATCCTCAGGCCCGGGTTGTTCCAACGCCGGAGGCCCTGTTCGCCCTCTCCGGCGGTCTTGACTTGGTAATCCTCGGAACCCCGCCGCTTACCCACTTCGACGTTGCCTCGACAGCGATGGCCCAGGGCCTCCATGTGGTCGTGGACAAGCCGTTCGTCACCACATCGGCTCAAGGCGAAGGCCTCATCTCTCAGGCAACTGAAGCCGGCGTCCAGCTCACAGTCTTCCAAAACCGCCGGTGGGACGCGGACTTCCTGACGCTCAAGAAGGTGCTGAGGGAAGGCGCGCTGGGCGAGGTCCGCAGCTTCGAGTCTCGCTTTGAATGGTGGCGGCCGGAAGGCTTCGGGAATTGGCGCGACACCGCTTCCCTGGCGGAAGGCGGCGGAATCCTCCACGATCTCGGCGCCCACCTGATCGACCAGGCCGTTCAACTGTTCGGGGCGGTCGAAGAAAGCTACGGGGAGACGGCAAACCACGGCCCGCAGGACGGAGCTGACACGGAGGCCTTCGTGTCACTCCTCCATGAATCAGGTATCCGGTCCAGGCTGTGGATGAACGGCATGGCAGCGCAGGTCGGCCCACGTTTCCATGTCCTGGGCTCCCAGTCCGGCTACACCAAATGGGGCCTGGATCACCAGGAACCTGCCCTCGCGGCGGGTATGTCCCCATTGGACCCCTCGTATGGCGTGGAGCCCCAGGACGCTTGGGGGGTCCTGGGAATCGACGGTTCCACGACGAGCGTTCCCGCCGAAACCGGGGCCTACCCACAGTTCTACGCGCAACTGGCTACCGCCCTGCGCGGCGAGGGCCCTCTGCCAGTCAACGCTGCCGAGTCCCTTGAAGTCCTTCGAACCATCGAAAAAATTCACGCCTTCGCCTAG
- a CDS encoding LacI family DNA-binding transcriptional regulator, which produces MSSNSSRRRDVTVADVAKAANVSKAQAARALGNYGAVSGDVRERVLAAAEELSYRPNELARSMNTGKSHTIGVVVGDIENPHFGLATRGITDTAKKSAYNVILVNTDEEQAAEVDAVQVLLDKRVDGLIVAPASSTETKHLQRVYESGRPLVLLDRAATGLSAETVAVNMAGISYEATRYLMDSGHRRIAFISTLKSGSPFNAATQVDSSQISERLDGMRRAFSEKGLAFPHDLVRLNAGDADSIRNITRKLLVLPDPATVLVASDGLIALSVLGAIQELELAIPRDVSFLMYDDFAWTRLTTPPLTVIAQPVYDMGVAAATALIRQIEGRKACDASPALEARLIERGSVGPAKVLSDL; this is translated from the coding sequence ATGAGCAGCAACAGTTCCAGGCGTCGCGACGTCACCGTCGCGGACGTGGCCAAAGCGGCCAATGTCTCCAAGGCACAAGCTGCGCGGGCGCTGGGTAATTACGGGGCCGTGAGCGGCGATGTCCGGGAGCGCGTCCTGGCCGCAGCCGAGGAACTTTCCTACCGCCCGAATGAGCTCGCTCGCAGCATGAACACGGGGAAATCGCACACGATAGGTGTGGTGGTTGGTGACATCGAAAACCCGCACTTTGGCCTTGCCACCAGGGGCATCACCGACACCGCAAAGAAGAGCGCCTACAACGTTATCCTTGTGAACACGGACGAGGAACAAGCCGCCGAAGTCGATGCCGTCCAGGTTCTGCTGGACAAGCGGGTAGACGGCCTTATAGTGGCTCCTGCGTCATCGACCGAAACAAAACATTTACAGCGTGTTTACGAATCGGGGCGGCCTTTGGTCCTGCTTGACCGAGCCGCCACCGGACTCTCAGCAGAAACCGTCGCTGTCAACATGGCTGGTATCTCATACGAGGCCACGAGGTACCTAATGGACTCCGGCCACCGCAGAATCGCCTTCATCTCCACGTTGAAGTCTGGCTCGCCGTTTAACGCGGCGACTCAGGTGGATTCTTCACAGATTTCTGAACGCCTGGACGGCATGCGGCGGGCATTCTCGGAAAAAGGACTGGCGTTCCCCCACGATTTGGTGCGGCTCAATGCCGGCGATGCAGACTCCATCCGAAACATCACGCGTAAACTCCTCGTCCTACCGGACCCGGCGACGGTCCTCGTGGCATCAGATGGACTCATCGCCCTCAGCGTTCTAGGGGCCATACAGGAACTTGAACTCGCTATCCCCAGGGACGTCTCGTTCCTCATGTACGACGACTTCGCATGGACACGCCTCACCACGCCGCCCCTGACAGTCATTGCCCAACCCGTCTACGACATGGGCGTCGCCGCTGCCACTGCTTTGATCCGGCAGATTGAAGGACGGAAAGCATGCGACGCCTCGCCCGCCCTTGAAGCGCGACTAATAGAACGAGGCTCAGTAGGGCCTGCCAAGGTGCTATCTGATTTGTAG
- a CDS encoding ABC transporter substrate-binding protein yields the protein MVAAAVAALLALSGCGGSTPAQSSADNPYGLIEPGTVRVASLGDSKPYTFTDAQGNFTGFDVELFKDVAKRAGVDNVVFTGQDFSAILPAVANGQFDVGVAAIGITEKRKETVDFSEGYLAGYLTVLTTQNSGIKDANGLSGKRLGVVQGTLQEAYAVKNFTTTNLVRFPDNNSAIAAVNSGSADAHFLDYEAAKDYQEQHGLVSVADIPSFDAPAGFAVAKDKTAFKEALNKALAEAMEDGTWKTLYEKWFPGSPMPEQYLPKAEQTSSPAPTK from the coding sequence ATGGTCGCGGCCGCCGTCGCGGCTCTCCTGGCACTGTCGGGCTGCGGGGGGTCAACTCCCGCCCAGTCCTCAGCTGATAACCCGTATGGGCTGATTGAGCCGGGCACTGTCCGGGTTGCCAGCCTGGGCGATTCGAAGCCGTACACTTTCACCGACGCGCAGGGCAACTTCACCGGTTTCGACGTTGAGCTTTTCAAGGACGTAGCCAAGCGGGCGGGAGTGGACAATGTGGTCTTCACCGGCCAGGACTTCTCCGCGATCCTCCCGGCTGTGGCCAACGGCCAGTTCGACGTCGGCGTGGCCGCCATCGGAATCACCGAAAAGCGCAAGGAAACCGTGGACTTCTCCGAGGGATACCTCGCCGGCTACCTGACGGTCCTGACCACCCAGAACTCCGGCATCAAGGACGCGAATGGTCTATCCGGCAAGCGGCTTGGCGTGGTGCAGGGAACGCTGCAGGAAGCCTACGCAGTGAAAAACTTCACCACCACGAACCTGGTCCGGTTCCCGGACAACAACTCAGCAATCGCAGCCGTGAACAGCGGCTCGGCTGACGCCCACTTCCTGGACTACGAAGCGGCCAAGGATTACCAGGAGCAGCACGGCCTGGTCAGTGTTGCGGACATCCCTTCCTTCGACGCTCCGGCTGGTTTCGCTGTTGCCAAGGACAAGACCGCTTTCAAAGAGGCCCTCAACAAGGCCCTGGCAGAGGCAATGGAAGACGGCACCTGGAAGACACTCTACGAAAAGTGGTTCCCGGGCTCCCCGATGCCCGAGCAGTACCTCCCCAAGGCTGAACAAACCTCCAGCCCCGCACCCACAAAGTAA
- a CDS encoding ABC transporter permease, producing the protein MTQQQTAGPPSAGHADLAEEFLDRQTPLSRIRNILHRYPAVSPALVLLIAVVVFGLLNDRFLRVENLSLITQQVSVVGTLAIAQTLIILTAGIDLSVGAVMILSSMVVAQLAVNNGLPAPVALLAGLIVGLAAGALNGFLVTRFRLPPFIVTLGTLNIFIALTLLYSNGATVRGSAMPDLLTWTGTTFPVGPVRISTGVVVMLLLYVAIAFILGKTAWGRHVYAVGDDKEAARLAGIAVNKVLMSVYLAAGAVLAIGAWIQIGRTNAASPNAGMDLNLDSITAVVIGGTSLFGGRGSVWGTLLGALIVGVFRNGLSLAGLDVLYQTLAVGVLIILAVSIDQWIRKVKS; encoded by the coding sequence GTGACCCAGCAACAGACCGCCGGACCGCCCAGCGCCGGGCATGCCGACCTGGCCGAGGAATTCCTTGACCGCCAGACACCGCTCAGTCGGATACGCAATATCCTCCACCGTTACCCCGCCGTCAGCCCCGCCCTCGTCCTCCTCATCGCGGTGGTCGTGTTCGGCCTCCTCAATGACCGGTTCCTGCGGGTTGAAAACCTCTCCCTGATTACCCAGCAGGTCTCCGTCGTCGGCACCCTGGCCATCGCCCAGACCCTCATCATCCTCACCGCAGGCATCGACCTTTCCGTCGGGGCCGTCATGATCCTGTCCTCGATGGTCGTGGCCCAACTCGCCGTCAACAACGGACTGCCGGCACCTGTTGCACTCCTCGCAGGCCTGATCGTCGGACTCGCAGCCGGAGCACTCAACGGATTCCTGGTCACCCGGTTCCGGCTCCCACCGTTCATCGTCACCTTGGGCACGCTGAATATCTTCATCGCCCTGACGCTGCTCTACTCCAACGGTGCGACAGTGCGCGGCTCGGCCATGCCGGACCTGCTCACCTGGACCGGAACCACCTTCCCGGTGGGCCCGGTAAGGATCTCCACCGGCGTCGTTGTGATGCTGCTGCTCTACGTCGCCATCGCGTTCATCCTGGGCAAAACCGCCTGGGGCCGGCACGTCTACGCCGTGGGCGATGACAAGGAAGCCGCCCGCCTGGCCGGTATCGCCGTGAACAAAGTCCTCATGAGCGTCTACCTCGCCGCCGGCGCTGTCCTGGCGATCGGCGCCTGGATCCAGATCGGCCGCACCAACGCCGCCAGCCCCAACGCAGGGATGGACCTGAACTTGGACTCCATCACCGCCGTGGTCATCGGCGGAACCAGCCTCTTCGGCGGCCGTGGTTCCGTCTGGGGAACCCTCCTGGGCGCCCTGATCGTCGGCGTCTTCCGCAACGGACTCTCCCTCGCAGGCCTCGATGTGCTCTACCAGACCCTCGCCGTGGGCGTCCTCATCATCCTCGCTGTGTCCATCGACCAGTGGATCCGAAAGGTCAAGTCATGA
- a CDS encoding substrate-binding domain-containing protein, which yields MLSSKSHLATATRIFAAGAALTLGTLSLSACGGSSTAPAASEGTSGEKVGVSLIVKTTTNPFFVSMQDGAKKAAEAEGVDLKLAAGKADGDEDTQIQAIENAISKGDKGILITPNGPSVVDALKKARDAGLFVIALDTPPDPADAVDITFATDNFAAGELIGKWTAAQLDGKKATIALVDLFDDKIVSVDYNRDQGFLTGLGIDTADKKKNGDEAKTGKYTGGKGGDYEIVGNQASQGAEDGGRTAMETLLSSNPDINVVYTINEPAAAGAFEALKSAGKDKDVLVVSVDGGCTGVNNVKSGVIGATAQQYPVKMAELGVKAIVDLAKTGNKPANSEGLDFFNTGVELVTDKPADGLKSITTTEATDICWGK from the coding sequence ATGTTGAGTTCCAAATCCCACCTTGCAACGGCCACTCGCATCTTTGCGGCGGGAGCGGCCCTTACCCTAGGAACGCTCAGCCTTTCCGCTTGCGGAGGAAGTTCCACCGCGCCGGCTGCCAGCGAAGGCACGTCAGGCGAAAAAGTCGGCGTTTCCCTGATCGTGAAGACCACGACCAACCCGTTCTTTGTTTCGATGCAGGACGGGGCGAAGAAGGCTGCCGAGGCCGAGGGCGTAGACCTGAAGCTCGCCGCCGGCAAGGCCGACGGCGATGAGGACACCCAGATCCAGGCCATCGAAAACGCGATCTCCAAGGGCGACAAGGGCATACTCATCACCCCGAACGGCCCGTCCGTGGTGGATGCCCTTAAGAAGGCCAGGGATGCCGGGCTCTTCGTCATCGCCCTGGATACCCCGCCGGACCCCGCCGATGCAGTGGACATCACGTTCGCCACGGATAACTTCGCCGCCGGCGAGCTGATAGGCAAATGGACCGCAGCCCAGCTGGACGGGAAAAAGGCCACGATCGCGCTCGTGGACCTTTTTGACGACAAGATCGTCTCGGTTGATTACAACCGGGACCAGGGTTTCCTGACCGGCCTGGGCATAGACACTGCGGACAAGAAGAAGAACGGCGACGAGGCCAAAACCGGAAAGTACACGGGCGGCAAGGGCGGCGACTACGAGATCGTTGGCAACCAGGCCTCGCAGGGCGCTGAAGACGGCGGCCGCACCGCCATGGAAACCCTCCTATCGAGCAATCCCGACATCAACGTTGTCTACACCATCAACGAGCCTGCCGCGGCAGGCGCCTTCGAGGCGCTGAAGTCCGCCGGCAAGGACAAGGACGTGCTGGTCGTCTCCGTTGACGGCGGCTGCACGGGTGTGAACAACGTCAAGTCCGGTGTCATCGGCGCCACCGCTCAGCAGTACCCGGTCAAGATGGCCGAACTGGGAGTGAAGGCAATCGTGGATCTGGCTAAGACCGGGAATAAGCCGGCCAACTCCGAGGGTCTGGACTTCTTCAACACCGGCGTCGAACTCGTCACCGACAAGCCGGCCGACGGCCTCAAGAGCATCACCACCACGGAAGCTACCGACATCTGCTGGGGAAAGTAA
- a CDS encoding LacI family DNA-binding transcriptional regulator, with protein sequence MRHVAALAGVGIKTVSRVINDEAGVSEATRQKVLDAVAQLNYHLDVTAGSLRRAGRRTLSVGLLLPSVSNPFSGEIHRAMEDALGVRGIAVFAASLDDDPQREQAIIAAFLGRRVDGLVLTPIAKNQAYMIPEHSRNLPMVFIDREPVGVEADAVVTDNAVGAGKAAAHLLTHGHTKLAYLGDRTDIQTARERRRGFLEEVGRAGIPTSTLPVVENLHDEGAARRAALELLSSEDPPTAIFSSQNLVTFGTMRALKELGVHKRVALVGFDDFTLADMMDPGVTVIAQHPERIGVMSAERLLARIDGDDQAPRTYVVPSELIQRGSGEIRPSA encoded by the coding sequence ATGCGCCATGTGGCCGCACTCGCAGGTGTCGGAATCAAGACCGTGTCACGTGTAATCAACGACGAAGCCGGGGTGTCCGAGGCCACTCGGCAAAAGGTGCTCGATGCCGTCGCGCAGCTCAATTACCATCTGGACGTCACAGCCGGCAGTCTGCGCCGAGCAGGCAGAAGGACCCTCTCGGTTGGCCTCCTGCTGCCTAGTGTCTCCAACCCGTTCAGCGGTGAGATACACCGGGCCATGGAAGATGCGCTTGGCGTCAGGGGAATAGCCGTTTTCGCCGCCAGTCTCGACGATGACCCTCAGCGGGAACAGGCCATTATCGCCGCCTTTTTGGGTAGGCGCGTCGACGGGCTTGTCCTCACACCCATCGCAAAAAACCAGGCGTATATGATCCCGGAGCACTCCAGAAACCTGCCAATGGTCTTTATTGACCGGGAGCCGGTTGGGGTTGAGGCTGATGCTGTGGTCACTGACAACGCAGTGGGCGCGGGCAAAGCGGCCGCACATCTGCTGACGCACGGACACACCAAATTGGCCTACCTGGGCGACCGCACGGACATTCAGACCGCACGGGAGCGCCGGCGGGGCTTCCTCGAGGAGGTCGGCAGGGCAGGAATTCCCACCTCTACGCTGCCCGTCGTGGAAAATCTTCATGATGAGGGAGCAGCGAGGCGGGCAGCCCTTGAACTGTTGAGTTCTGAGGATCCTCCGACGGCAATCTTCTCCAGTCAGAACCTGGTCACCTTCGGCACAATGCGCGCCCTGAAGGAACTCGGCGTACACAAGCGTGTGGCGCTGGTCGGGTTTGACGACTTCACGCTTGCCGACATGATGGACCCCGGGGTTACTGTCATCGCTCAACACCCGGAGCGGATCGGCGTCATGTCGGCCGAACGACTTCTGGCCAGAATCGATGGCGACGATCAAGCTCCGCGGACGTACGTTGTCCCCTCCGAGCTCATCCAAAGAGGATCCGGCGAAATCCGCCCGTCGGCATAA
- a CDS encoding carbohydrate kinase encodes MDYLTTARHDAHQTLDVMVVGEALIDVVITPHDRVEHPGGSPANVAYGLGRLGVTTGLLTAIAPDARGNAIENHLHSAGVILLPGSKSLTRTASATATLAPDGSARYDFDTSWDLAPTAPAYFPKILHTGSIATFLSPGASAVKALLEQAHRQCMITYDPNIRPALLGSQAEAKAIFEELVALTDVVKLSDEDARWLYPRKSLDETAAHILGLGTQLTVITKGAEGSQFTSADANINIPAVKTTVADTIGAGDSYMSALILGFLTRGTEGFAPAVLEQLGHTAAAAAAITVQRPGANPPTLEELNAAIEANTPAQYAGT; translated from the coding sequence ATGGATTACCTCACAACAGCCCGGCATGACGCCCACCAGACCCTGGACGTCATGGTCGTAGGCGAAGCGCTGATCGACGTGGTCATAACCCCACACGACCGAGTGGAACACCCGGGCGGCTCGCCGGCCAACGTCGCGTACGGACTTGGCCGCCTCGGCGTAACCACAGGTCTGCTCACGGCCATCGCCCCGGACGCCCGCGGGAATGCCATCGAAAACCATCTCCACAGCGCAGGAGTCATACTTCTGCCCGGCTCAAAATCCCTCACCCGGACGGCATCGGCAACAGCAACCCTTGCACCGGACGGTTCCGCAAGGTACGACTTCGACACCTCCTGGGACCTTGCCCCAACAGCCCCGGCCTACTTCCCGAAAATACTGCACACCGGATCCATCGCCACGTTCCTCAGCCCCGGTGCCAGTGCCGTGAAAGCTCTGCTCGAACAGGCCCACAGACAATGCATGATCACGTATGACCCCAACATCAGGCCAGCCCTGCTCGGCAGCCAAGCCGAAGCGAAAGCCATCTTTGAAGAGCTCGTGGCCTTAACCGACGTCGTCAAACTCAGCGACGAGGACGCCCGGTGGTTGTACCCCCGGAAAAGCCTGGACGAAACCGCAGCACACATCCTCGGGCTGGGCACCCAGCTGACCGTCATAACCAAAGGCGCCGAAGGCTCACAATTCACATCCGCCGACGCCAACATCAACATCCCCGCCGTGAAAACCACCGTTGCAGACACCATCGGCGCCGGAGACTCCTACATGTCCGCCCTCATTCTGGGCTTCCTCACCCGAGGAACCGAAGGCTTCGCCCCCGCTGTCTTGGAGCAGCTTGGACACACCGCAGCCGCAGCCGCGGCCATCACCGTACAGCGCCCGGGAGCAAACCCACCGACCCTTGAGGAACTAAACGCCGCAATCGAAGCAAATACCCCCGCCCAATACGCGGGTACCTGA
- a CDS encoding putative quinol monooxygenase, which produces MTKTLYAEFTVKAGSEARVAAMMVELTQHVRKEAGNELFLPYTREENPREYFVFEVYRDEAAFQEHINADYGARFNEELARHIEGDASELTWLNPVQ; this is translated from the coding sequence ATGACCAAAACCTTGTATGCCGAGTTCACCGTCAAAGCCGGCAGTGAGGCTCGCGTTGCCGCCATGATGGTCGAATTGACCCAGCACGTCCGGAAGGAAGCAGGCAACGAACTGTTTCTCCCCTACACCCGCGAAGAGAATCCCCGGGAATACTTCGTCTTCGAGGTCTACCGGGATGAAGCCGCGTTCCAGGAGCACATCAACGCCGACTACGGAGCCAGGTTCAACGAGGAACTGGCCCGCCACATCGAAGGCGACGCCTCGGAGCTGACCTGGCTCAATCCCGTTCAATAG
- a CDS encoding ATP-binding cassette domain-containing protein, with protein sequence MTMTESAAPNVATREPILKARNLVKTFGRVVGLDGVSLDLYPGEVLAIIGDNGAGKSTLIKCLTGAEVPDSGELTVSGQPVHFKRPQDARVHGIETVYQNLAVSPALDVASNLFLGREERRAGILGSVFRMLDTKGMRLKAKQELTRLGISTLQDVTVPVENLSGGQRQAVAVARAAAFGSKVVVLDEPTAALGVRESNQVLQLVRDLRDRGLPVILISHNMPHVFDVADRIHIQRLGKCAATITPQSHNMTDAVAIMTGAATA encoded by the coding sequence ATGACCATGACAGAATCTGCAGCCCCCAACGTGGCCACCCGCGAGCCCATCCTGAAGGCCAGAAACCTCGTCAAGACCTTCGGCCGCGTCGTCGGCCTGGACGGAGTCAGCCTCGACCTGTACCCGGGCGAAGTCCTGGCGATCATCGGCGACAACGGCGCCGGAAAATCAACCCTGATCAAATGCCTGACCGGAGCAGAAGTACCGGACTCCGGCGAACTCACTGTCTCAGGACAGCCGGTGCACTTCAAACGCCCCCAGGACGCCAGGGTCCACGGCATCGAAACTGTGTACCAGAACCTGGCGGTCTCGCCGGCCCTGGATGTCGCCTCCAACCTGTTCCTGGGCCGAGAGGAAAGGCGTGCGGGAATTCTCGGGAGCGTGTTCCGGATGCTCGACACCAAAGGCATGCGCCTGAAGGCCAAGCAGGAGCTGACCCGGCTGGGCATCTCCACCCTCCAGGACGTGACAGTGCCCGTGGAGAACCTCTCCGGCGGCCAGCGCCAAGCCGTCGCCGTGGCCCGCGCCGCAGCGTTCGGTTCAAAAGTAGTCGTGCTTGATGAACCGACAGCGGCACTCGGCGTCCGGGAATCCAACCAGGTCCTGCAGCTGGTCCGGGACCTCCGGGACCGCGGCCTGCCAGTCATCCTGATCAGCCACAACATGCCCCACGTCTTTGACGTGGCGGACCGGATCCACATCCAGCGCCTCGGCAAGTGCGCGGCCACGATCACACCGCAATCACACAACATGACCGATGCGGTTGCGATCATGACCGGTGCGGCCACCGCCTGA